A single region of the Bombus fervidus isolate BK054 chromosome 18, iyBomFerv1, whole genome shotgun sequence genome encodes:
- the LOC139996459 gene encoding uncharacterized protein C18orf63-like, with the protein MDACNLMNKKKEQSVLYALFPEMSNLCCAICETDFLEVHDPSAKSHFYWQTMKCRLLIHLISDVIASPVMGTERYIFVITHKQFSETGRLDKILRNFKLVYRGLRSVTTEVYKSCLRYTIQTKIAPLWNKVDDYFVQGKHFYNFIEGTRALKLDILIGERKMCLQLHAEILKIPYIKLEDYLSPSILSHFLADPKGYVDLSRYNLPFVHVLPSTKKGKVLSVSKELPAKCAFKDYDQLRRHWKNMV; encoded by the exons atggatGCTTGTAAtcttatgaataaaaaaaaagaacagtcgGTTCTGTACGCTTTATTTCCGGAAATGAGTAACCTATGTTGTGCAATTTGCGAAACTGATTTTCTTGAAGTTCATGATCCATCGGCaaaatcacatttttattgGCAAACAATGAAATGCCG attacttattcatttaatatctGACGTTATTGCTTCGCCAGTAATGGGtacagaaagatatatatttgttataacgcataaacaattttctgaaactggtagattggacaaaattttgagaaattttaaacTAGTG tATCGAGGATTAAGATCAGTTACTACagaagtttataaaagttgTCTTAGGTATACGATACAAACTAAGATAGCTCCTTTGTGGAATAAAGTTGATGATTATTTTGTTCaaggaaaacatttttataactttatagaaggAACTAGAgcattaaaattagatatacTTATAGGGG aAAGGAAAATGTGTTTGCAACTTCATGcagaaatacttaaaattccATATATAAAACTTGAAGACTATCTTTCACCATCTATATTATCACATTTTTTAGCAGACCCTAAAGGATACGTTgatttatctcgttataatCTTCCATTTGTACATGTGTTACCAAG TACAAAAAAAGGCAAAGTATTATCTGTATCTAAAGAACTTCCAGCAAAATGTGCTTTCAAAGATTATGACCAATTACGTAGACACTGgaaaaatatggtataa